In Candidatus Angelobacter sp., a single window of DNA contains:
- a CDS encoding PIG-L deacetylase family protein: MNIPVFPRRDFVKQSVVLATPTLLAAALPLGAAEFDSGVARKLKVVCVGGHPDDPESGCAGTLARYSEQGHAVSVIYLTRGERGIQGKSLDEAAKIRTAECEAACKIIGAKAVFAGQIDGTADFTRTRVDELQKLLAAEAPDLVFTHWPVDTHMDHQVASMCAIRACMALPRKPHLYFFEVNSGSQTQGFAPNTYVDITPVLEKKKSALFAHASQDGQGIWKQHHEFIAQWRGREAGVAAAEAFSHLNRDNKSTRLPGV, translated from the coding sequence ATGAACATTCCAGTTTTCCCTCGGCGCGATTTTGTAAAACAGTCAGTGGTTCTCGCCACGCCGACATTGCTGGCCGCCGCGCTTCCACTCGGCGCAGCCGAATTTGATTCAGGCGTGGCGCGCAAGCTCAAGGTCGTTTGTGTCGGCGGGCATCCGGACGATCCCGAATCGGGTTGCGCCGGGACGTTGGCGCGTTACTCGGAACAGGGCCACGCCGTCTCCGTCATTTACCTCACGCGCGGCGAGCGCGGGATTCAGGGCAAGTCGCTGGACGAAGCCGCAAAAATCCGGACAGCCGAATGCGAAGCGGCCTGCAAAATCATCGGCGCCAAAGCGGTTTTTGCCGGCCAGATTGATGGCACGGCGGACTTCACGCGAACGCGCGTGGACGAACTTCAAAAGCTTCTCGCTGCTGAAGCGCCGGACCTGGTTTTCACGCATTGGCCGGTGGACACGCACATGGACCATCAGGTTGCCAGCATGTGCGCGATCCGCGCGTGCATGGCGCTGCCTCGAAAACCGCATCTTTATTTCTTCGAGGTGAACAGCGGCAGCCAGACCCAGGGCTTCGCGCCCAACACCTACGTGGACATCACGCCAGTGCTCGAAAAGAAAAAGTCCGCGCTGTTCGCGCACGCGAGCCAGGACGGCCAGGGCATCTGGAAACAGCACCACGAATTCATCGCCCAATGGCGCGGGCGCGAAGCCGGCGTCGCCGCCGCCGAGGCGTTCTCTCATTTGAACCGCGACAACAAGAGCACCCGGTTGCCCGGAGTATGA
- a CDS encoding DUF1549 domain-containing protein, producing MSLSRYFACFAGGLLLALSAKAADADSVALTNITFRNHVQPVLAKFGCSSGACHGAAAGQNGFKLSLRGFDDEGDYLALTRNARGRRIVPSDPGRSLMLIKPTRTVPHKGGQRFEVNSLEYKILSQWIAAGAPGPKPDDPRIQRIEVRPDHTTLKNGATQQLTVLAYFSDGHSEDVTRWAKYTSANETVSNVGEDGKVTVVGNGEGAITAWYLSRIAVATVTVSFTNKVSPSIFTKAPKRNFIDDLALEKLRELNLPPSPRCNDAEFIRRAFLDTIGTLPTAEEVRAFLDGKSKDKRDRLIDSLLQRPEFVDYWTYKWSDLLLVSSKRLKPAAMWSYYRFIRNNVAANTPWDVFVRRIVTAQGSTLENGAGNFFVLHEDPRSMAETTTQAFLGMSVACAKCHNHPMEKWTNEQYYRFANLFARVRAKTGKDDDEIIFVADHGDIVQPLTGKAQPPTPLDGKPLPLDDPRDRREALADWLTSRDNPYFARSIANRIWANFFGVGVIDPVDDLRVTNPASNEKLLTAAANYLADGKFDLKALMRAILQSETYQRSSESLPENKADTRFYSRYYPRRLMAEVLLDAYSQVTGVPTEFRTDLRNENRGLGEKYPVGLRAIQLPDTKIASYFLKTFGRPDREKTCACERTAEPNVAQVLHIANGDSINEKLMAKDNAIAKELGEKSSSEKLIEEAYLGVLSRYPTKEEKAAILKTLADAKNSEQRPLVEDMYWALLSSKEFLFNH from the coding sequence GCGGCCTTCTCCTGGCTCTTTCCGCAAAGGCAGCCGACGCCGACTCGGTCGCGCTCACCAACATCACCTTCCGCAACCATGTCCAGCCCGTGCTCGCCAAATTCGGCTGCAGTTCCGGCGCCTGCCACGGCGCGGCCGCCGGACAGAACGGCTTCAAACTGTCCCTGCGCGGCTTCGATGACGAAGGCGATTACCTCGCGCTTACCCGCAACGCGCGCGGACGCCGCATTGTCCCGTCCGATCCCGGCCGCAGTCTGATGTTGATCAAACCCACCCGAACTGTGCCGCACAAAGGCGGACAACGCTTCGAGGTGAACTCGCTCGAATACAAAATCCTTTCTCAATGGATCGCCGCCGGCGCCCCCGGCCCCAAACCTGACGACCCGCGCATCCAGCGCATCGAAGTCCGGCCGGACCACACGACCCTGAAAAACGGCGCGACGCAACAACTGACCGTGCTGGCCTATTTCAGCGATGGCCATTCGGAAGACGTGACGCGCTGGGCCAAATACACCTCGGCGAACGAAACGGTCTCCAACGTCGGCGAAGACGGCAAGGTCACCGTCGTCGGCAACGGCGAAGGCGCCATCACCGCGTGGTATCTCAGCCGCATCGCCGTCGCCACCGTCACCGTGTCGTTCACGAACAAAGTTTCACCGTCCATCTTCACCAAAGCGCCGAAGCGCAACTTCATTGATGATCTCGCGCTGGAGAAGTTGCGCGAATTGAACCTGCCGCCGTCGCCCCGTTGCAACGACGCGGAGTTCATCCGCCGCGCGTTCCTCGACACGATTGGAACGCTGCCGACTGCGGAGGAAGTCCGCGCGTTTCTCGACGGGAAATCGAAAGACAAACGCGACCGGCTCATCGACTCGTTGCTTCAGCGGCCCGAGTTCGTCGATTACTGGACCTACAAATGGTCCGATCTGCTGCTGGTCTCCAGCAAACGCCTGAAGCCGGCGGCGATGTGGAGTTACTACCGGTTCATCCGAAACAACGTCGCCGCCAACACGCCGTGGGACGTGTTTGTCCGCAGGATCGTCACCGCCCAGGGCAGCACGCTCGAAAACGGCGCCGGCAATTTCTTCGTGCTTCACGAGGACCCGCGCTCCATGGCTGAGACGACCACTCAGGCGTTCCTCGGCATGTCCGTCGCCTGCGCGAAGTGCCACAATCATCCGATGGAGAAGTGGACCAACGAACAATATTACCGCTTCGCCAACCTGTTCGCCCGCGTCCGCGCCAAGACCGGCAAGGACGACGACGAAATCATCTTCGTCGCGGACCACGGCGACATCGTGCAACCCCTCACCGGCAAGGCGCAGCCGCCCACGCCGCTCGACGGCAAGCCGCTGCCACTCGACGATCCGCGCGACCGCCGTGAAGCGCTCGCCGACTGGCTCACTTCGCGGGACAATCCTTACTTCGCCCGCTCGATCGCGAACCGGATCTGGGCGAACTTTTTCGGCGTCGGTGTGATTGATCCCGTGGACGACCTGCGCGTGACCAACCCGGCCAGCAATGAAAAACTACTGACTGCCGCCGCGAATTATCTCGCCGACGGGAAGTTCGACCTCAAGGCGCTGATGCGCGCGATCCTTCAATCGGAAACGTATCAACGCAGCAGCGAATCGTTGCCCGAGAACAAGGCCGACACCCGCTTCTACTCGCGCTATTACCCGCGCCGCCTCATGGCCGAGGTGTTGCTCGACGCCTATTCGCAGGTGACCGGCGTGCCGACCGAGTTTCGCACCGACCTGCGCAACGAGAACCGCGGCCTCGGCGAGAAGTATCCGGTCGGCTTGCGCGCCATCCAGCTTCCGGACACGAAGATCGCTTCCTACTTCCTGAAGACGTTCGGCCGTCCTGATCGCGAGAAGACGTGCGCCTGCGAACGCACCGCCGAACCGAACGTCGCGCAGGTGCTGCACATCGCCAACGGCGACTCAATCAACGAGAAACTGATGGCGAAGGACAACGCGATCGCGAAAGAACTGGGCGAAAAATCGTCATCGGAGAAACTGATCGAAGAAGCCTACCTCGGCGTCCTGTCGCGTTACCCGACGAAAGAGGAGAAGGCGGCAATACTGAAGACCCTCGCGGATGCGAAGAATTCCGAACAACGTCCGCTGGTCGAGGACATGTATTGGGCGCTGCTCAGCAGCAAAGAGTTTTTGTTTAATCATTGA